The following coding sequences are from one Apodemus sylvaticus chromosome X, mApoSyl1.1, whole genome shotgun sequence window:
- the Ebp gene encoding 3-beta-hydroxysteroid-Delta(8),Delta(7)-isomerase — translation MTAKMVPLHPYWPRHLKLDNFVPNDLPTWHILAGLFSISGGLIVVTWLVSSRASVVPLGAGRRLALCWFAVCTFIHLVIEGWFSFYHDILLEDQAFLSQLWKEYSKGDSRYILSDGFTVCMETVTACLWGPLSLWVVIAFLRHQPFRFVLQLVVSVGQIYGDVLYFLTELRDGFQHGELGHPLYFWFYFVTMNAIWLVVPGILVLDAIKHLTNAQSMVDSKVMKIKSKHN, via the exons ATGACAGCCAAGATGGTCCCCTTGCACCCATACTGGCCCAGGCACTTGAAGCTGGACAACTTCGTGCCTAATGACCTCCCGACTTGGCATATCCTGGCTGGCCTATTCTCCATCTCTGGGGGCCTAATTGTGGTCACGTGGCTGGTGTCTAGCCGAGCCTCCGTTGTCCCCCTTGGAGCTGGCCGTCGACTGGCCCTGTGCTGGTTTGCTGTGTGCACATTCATTCACCTTGTGATCGAGGGCTGGTTCTCATTCTACCATGACATCCTGCTCGAAGACCAAGCCTTCTTATCCCAACTCT GGAAAGAGTATTCCAAGGGAGACAGCCGATATATCCT TAGTGACGGCTTCACCGTCTGTATGGAGACTGTCACAGCTTGTCTCTGGGGACCTCTCAGCCTATGGGTGGTCATTGCCTTCCTCCGCCATCAACCCTTCCGCTTTGTCCTACAGCTTGTGGTCTCTGTGG GCCAGATATACGGGGATGTGCTGTACTTCCTGACAGAGCTACGCGATGGATTCCAGCATGGGGAGCTAGGCCACCCCctttatttctggttttattttgttacCATGAATGCTATATGGTTGGTGGTACCAGGCATCCTCGTGCTTGATGCCATAAAGCATCTCACTAATGCCCAGAGCATGGTGGACAGCAAAGTCATGAAAATTAAGAGCAAGCATAACTAA
- the Porcn gene encoding protein-serine O-palmitoleoyltransferase porcupine isoform X2 has protein sequence MHMVDTVTWHKMRGAQMIVTMKAVSLGFDLDRGEVGAVPSPVEFMGYLYFVGTIVFGPWISFHSYLQAVQGRPLSRRWLKKVARSLALALLCLVLSTCVGPYLFPYFIPLDGDRLLRKWLRAYESAVSFHFSNYFVGFLSEATATLAGAGFTEEKDHLEWDLTVSRPLNVELPRSMVEVVTSWNLPMSYWLNNYVFKNALRLGTFSAVLVTYAASALLHGFSFHLAAVLLSLAFITYVEHVLRKRLAHILSACILSKRCLPDCSHQHRLGLGVRALNLLFGALAIFHLAYLGSLFDVDVDDTTEEQGYGMAYTVHKWSELGWASHWVTFGCWIFYRLIG, from the exons ATGCACATGGTGGACACCGTGACATGGCACAAGATGCGAG GGGCCCAGATGATCGTGACCATGAAGGCGGTGTCTCTGGGCTTCGACCTGGACCGGGGCGAGGTGGGTGCAGTGCCCTCACCTGTGGAGTTCATGGGCTACCTCTACTTTGTGGGCACCATCGTCTTTGGGCCCTGGATATCCTTCCACAGCTACCTACAGGCTGTCCAAGGCCGCCCACTG AGCCGCCGATGGCTGAAGAAGGTGGCCCGGAGCCTGGCGCTGGCCCTGCTGTGCCTTGTACTGTCCACTTGTGTGGGCCCCTACCTCTTCCCCTACTTCATCCCCCTCGATGGCGACCGACTCCTTCGCAA GTGGCTACGAGCCTACGAGAGTGCTGTCTCCTTCCACTTCAGCAACTattttgtgggctttctgtctgAGGCCACAGCCACATTGGCCGGGGCTGGCTTCACGGAGGAGAAGGACCACCTGGAATG GGACCTGACAGTCTCTAGACCGTTGAATGTGGAGCTGCCCCGGTCCATGGTGGAAGTTGTCACAAGCTGGAACCTGCCCATGTCTTATTGGTTGAATAATT ATGTTTTCAAAAATGCCCTCCGCCTGGGGACCTTCTCTGCTGTGCTGGTCACCTATGCAGCCAGTGCGCTCCTGCAT GGCTTCAGTTTCCACCTGGCTGCTGTGCTGCTGTCCCTGGCATTTATCACGTATGTGGAACATG TCCTCAGAAAGCGCCTGGCTCACATCCTCAGTGCCTGCATCTTGTCGAAGCGCTGTCTGCCGGACTGTTCACATCAGCATCGCTTG GGCCTGGGGGTACGAGCCTTAAACTTGCTCTTTGGGGCCCTGGCTATCTTCCACCTGGCCTACCTGGGCTCCCTGTTTGATGTCGATGTGGACGACACCACAGAGGAGCAG GGCTACGGCATGGCATATACTGTCCACAAGTGGTCAGAGCTCGGCTGGGCCAGTCACTGGGTCACTTTTGGATGCTGGATCTTCTACCGTCTCATAGGCTGA
- the Porcn gene encoding protein-serine O-palmitoleoyltransferase porcupine isoform X1, whose protein sequence is MATFSRQEFFQQLLQGCLLPTVQQGLDQIWLLLTICFACRLLWRLGLPSYLKHASTVAGGFFSLYHFFQLHMVWVVLLSLLCYLVLFLCRHSSHRGVFLSVTILIYLLMGEMHMVDTVTWHKMRGAQMIVTMKAVSLGFDLDRGEVGAVPSPVEFMGYLYFVGTIVFGPWISFHSYLQAVQGRPLSRRWLKKVARSLALALLCLVLSTCVGPYLFPYFIPLDGDRLLRKWLRAYESAVSFHFSNYFVGFLSEATATLAGAGFTEEKDHLEWDLTVSRPLNVELPRSMVEVVTSWNLPMSYWLNNYVFKNALRLGTFSAVLVTYAASALLHGFSFHLAAVLLSLAFITYVEHVLRKRLAHILSACILSKRCLPDCSHQHRLGLGVRALNLLFGALAIFHLAYLGSLFDVDVDDTTEEQGYGMAYTVHKWSELGWASHWVTFGCWIFYRLIG, encoded by the exons ATGGCCACCTTCAGCCGCCAGGAATTTTTCCAGCAGCTACTGCAGGGCTGTCTCCTGCCTACTGTCCAACAGGGCCTTGACCAGATCTGGCTGCTTCTTACCATCTGCTTTGCCTGCCGCCTCCTTTGGAGGCTGG GGTTACCGTCTTACCTGAAGCATGCAAGCACCGTGGCAGGTGGCTTCTTCAGCCTCTACCACTTCTTCCAGCTGCACATGGTTTGGGTCGTGCTGCTGAGTCTCCTGTGCTACCTCGTGCTGTTCCTCTGCCGACACTCCTCCCACCGAGGCGTCTTCCTCTCCGTCACCATCCTCATCTACCTGCTCATGGG TGAGATGCACATGGTGGACACCGTGACATGGCACAAGATGCGAG GGGCCCAGATGATCGTGACCATGAAGGCGGTGTCTCTGGGCTTCGACCTGGACCGGGGCGAGGTGGGTGCAGTGCCCTCACCTGTGGAGTTCATGGGCTACCTCTACTTTGTGGGCACCATCGTCTTTGGGCCCTGGATATCCTTCCACAGCTACCTACAGGCTGTCCAAGGCCGCCCACTG AGCCGCCGATGGCTGAAGAAGGTGGCCCGGAGCCTGGCGCTGGCCCTGCTGTGCCTTGTACTGTCCACTTGTGTGGGCCCCTACCTCTTCCCCTACTTCATCCCCCTCGATGGCGACCGACTCCTTCGCAA GTGGCTACGAGCCTACGAGAGTGCTGTCTCCTTCCACTTCAGCAACTattttgtgggctttctgtctgAGGCCACAGCCACATTGGCCGGGGCTGGCTTCACGGAGGAGAAGGACCACCTGGAATG GGACCTGACAGTCTCTAGACCGTTGAATGTGGAGCTGCCCCGGTCCATGGTGGAAGTTGTCACAAGCTGGAACCTGCCCATGTCTTATTGGTTGAATAATT ATGTTTTCAAAAATGCCCTCCGCCTGGGGACCTTCTCTGCTGTGCTGGTCACCTATGCAGCCAGTGCGCTCCTGCAT GGCTTCAGTTTCCACCTGGCTGCTGTGCTGCTGTCCCTGGCATTTATCACGTATGTGGAACATG TCCTCAGAAAGCGCCTGGCTCACATCCTCAGTGCCTGCATCTTGTCGAAGCGCTGTCTGCCGGACTGTTCACATCAGCATCGCTTG GGCCTGGGGGTACGAGCCTTAAACTTGCTCTTTGGGGCCCTGGCTATCTTCCACCTGGCCTACCTGGGCTCCCTGTTTGATGTCGATGTGGACGACACCACAGAGGAGCAG GGCTACGGCATGGCATATACTGTCCACAAGTGGTCAGAGCTCGGCTGGGCCAGTCACTGGGTCACTTTTGGATGCTGGATCTTCTACCGTCTCATAGGCTGA
- the Porcn gene encoding protein-serine O-palmitoleoyltransferase porcupine isoform X3, which yields MVWVVLLSLLCYLVLFLCRHSSHRGVFLSVTILIYLLMGEMHMVDTVTWHKMRGAQMIVTMKAVSLGFDLDRGEVGAVPSPVEFMGYLYFVGTIVFGPWISFHSYLQAVQGRPLSRRWLKKVARSLALALLCLVLSTCVGPYLFPYFIPLDGDRLLRKWLRAYESAVSFHFSNYFVGFLSEATATLAGAGFTEEKDHLEWDLTVSRPLNVELPRSMVEVVTSWNLPMSYWLNNYVFKNALRLGTFSAVLVTYAASALLHGFSFHLAAVLLSLAFITYVEHVLRKRLAHILSACILSKRCLPDCSHQHRLGLGVRALNLLFGALAIFHLAYLGSLFDVDVDDTTEEQGYGMAYTVHKWSELGWASHWVTFGCWIFYRLIG from the exons ATGGTTTGGGTCGTGCTGCTGAGTCTCCTGTGCTACCTCGTGCTGTTCCTCTGCCGACACTCCTCCCACCGAGGCGTCTTCCTCTCCGTCACCATCCTCATCTACCTGCTCATGGG TGAGATGCACATGGTGGACACCGTGACATGGCACAAGATGCGAG GGGCCCAGATGATCGTGACCATGAAGGCGGTGTCTCTGGGCTTCGACCTGGACCGGGGCGAGGTGGGTGCAGTGCCCTCACCTGTGGAGTTCATGGGCTACCTCTACTTTGTGGGCACCATCGTCTTTGGGCCCTGGATATCCTTCCACAGCTACCTACAGGCTGTCCAAGGCCGCCCACTG AGCCGCCGATGGCTGAAGAAGGTGGCCCGGAGCCTGGCGCTGGCCCTGCTGTGCCTTGTACTGTCCACTTGTGTGGGCCCCTACCTCTTCCCCTACTTCATCCCCCTCGATGGCGACCGACTCCTTCGCAA GTGGCTACGAGCCTACGAGAGTGCTGTCTCCTTCCACTTCAGCAACTattttgtgggctttctgtctgAGGCCACAGCCACATTGGCCGGGGCTGGCTTCACGGAGGAGAAGGACCACCTGGAATG GGACCTGACAGTCTCTAGACCGTTGAATGTGGAGCTGCCCCGGTCCATGGTGGAAGTTGTCACAAGCTGGAACCTGCCCATGTCTTATTGGTTGAATAATT ATGTTTTCAAAAATGCCCTCCGCCTGGGGACCTTCTCTGCTGTGCTGGTCACCTATGCAGCCAGTGCGCTCCTGCAT GGCTTCAGTTTCCACCTGGCTGCTGTGCTGCTGTCCCTGGCATTTATCACGTATGTGGAACATG TCCTCAGAAAGCGCCTGGCTCACATCCTCAGTGCCTGCATCTTGTCGAAGCGCTGTCTGCCGGACTGTTCACATCAGCATCGCTTG GGCCTGGGGGTACGAGCCTTAAACTTGCTCTTTGGGGCCCTGGCTATCTTCCACCTGGCCTACCTGGGCTCCCTGTTTGATGTCGATGTGGACGACACCACAGAGGAGCAG GGCTACGGCATGGCATATACTGTCCACAAGTGGTCAGAGCTCGGCTGGGCCAGTCACTGGGTCACTTTTGGATGCTGGATCTTCTACCGTCTCATAGGCTGA
- the LOC127675327 gene encoding 60S ribosomal protein L37-like has protein sequence MTKGMSSFGKCRNRTHTLCHHCGSRAYHLQKSTCDKCGSPAKRMRKYNWSAKAKRRNTTGAWLNTTGTGGWMRHLKIVCRRFRHEFREGTMPKPKRAAVAVSSSS, from the exons ATGACAAAAGGAATGTCATCCTTTGGAAAGTGTCGCAATAGGACGCACACGCTGTGCCACCACTGTGGCTCCAGAGCCTACCACCTTCAGAAGTCAACTTGTGACAAATGTGGCTCCCCTGCCAAGCGTATGAGAAAGTATAACTGGAGTGCCAAGGCTAAGAGACGAAACACTACCGGcgcctggct aaacactactgGGACTGGTGGTTGGATGAGGCACCTAAAGATTGTCTGTCGCAGATTCAGACATGAATTCCGTGAAGGAACAATGCCTAAACCCAAGAGGGCCGCTGTGGCAGTGTCCAGTTCATCTTGA